The DNA region GAAGTTATGAAGGCAAAGTCTTCTGGTTCGATCTGAAAAGAAACACATTCGAAGAAATATCTGTTGAACGCAGGGAAGACTGTCCGGTTTGCTCATTAGCGAAGAGGTGACTCTTTTGGAAGTCGTCTATGGAGACAAGAAGTGGAATTTCGATAGAGATCTGAGTTACGGAGAACTGATAAAGGAGACTCGACTTGGGCGGGTCTCTGTTCTGGTTATGGTGAATGGTCGACTGGTAAGGAACGGGGAAATGATCCCGGCGAAGTCGAGAGTTCTTATAATCAGTGCTGCTAACGGAGGATAAACCGGCGTATACCGGAGCATACTTGCGCATAAGAACATATAGTGCTTTCTTTTGACCGCCATCGTTTGGTGGGCGAAATAGGTTTTTTTGTGCGGAGATTCTTTTGAATGTAGAATTTCAGATGGATAGCTAAAAATAAATGGAGGTGGAGAAATTGGAAAAGAAAAAGGTCTTGATTCTCGGTGCGGCCGGGAGGGACTTTCATAACTTCAATACTTACTACAGAGACAATGAAGAGTTTGAAGTAGTAGCATTCACGGCGACGCAGATTCCCGGGATTGATGGAAAGAAGTATCCTGCAGAGCTCTCAGGTAAACTCTATCCCAATGGTATTGCGATACTGCCGGAAGAGGATTTTGGAAGGCTTATAGACGAACACAAGATTGATCAGGTAGTACTTGCCTACAGCGACCTTCCGCATCAGTACGTTATGGAAAGGGCAGCAATCTCAAATGCACATGGTGCGGACTTCATTCTTCTGGGACCCAGCAAGACAATGGTTAAGTCATCGAAGCCTGTCATCTCTATTTGTGCTGTGAGAACGGGTTGTGGCAAGAGCCAGACAACTAGAAGAGTCCTGGATATTCTAAGAGAAAGGGGCAAGAAGGTTGTATCTATTAGGCATCCCATGCCTTATGGAGATCTTGTGAAGCAGAAGGTTCAAAGATATGCAGATTACTCGGATCTCGATAAGTATGAGTGCACTATCGAAGAAAGAGAAGAGTATGAACCTCATATAGATCGGAAGGCAGTCATTTACGCCGGTGTCGATTACGAGGCGATTCTCAGAGAAGCAGAAAAGGAGGACGTTGATGTCATAATTTGGGATGGAGGAAACAACGACTTCTCTTTCTACAAGACAGATCTTTACATAACGGTGACCGACCCTCACAGAGCTGGTCATGAGACCACCTACTACCCCGGCTTCGCAAATCTCATGATGGCTGATGTTATCGTCATCAACAAAGAGGAAACGGCTTCTCCAGAGGATATCGACATTGTTCGCCAAAACATAGCAAGATTCAACCCAAGTGCAACAGTAGTTGATGGAGC from Mesotoga infera includes:
- a CDS encoding GTPase; this encodes MEKKKVLILGAAGRDFHNFNTYYRDNEEFEVVAFTATQIPGIDGKKYPAELSGKLYPNGIAILPEEDFGRLIDEHKIDQVVLAYSDLPHQYVMERAAISNAHGADFILLGPSKTMVKSSKPVISICAVRTGCGKSQTTRRVLDILRERGKKVVSIRHPMPYGDLVKQKVQRYADYSDLDKYECTIEEREEYEPHIDRKAVIYAGVDYEAILREAEKEDVDVIIWDGGNNDFSFYKTDLYITVTDPHRAGHETTYYPGFANLMMADVIVINKEETASPEDIDIVRQNIARFNPSATVVDGASPITIEGGKSSEIKGKRVLVVEDGPTLTHGGMRYGAGWVAAKKFGAAEIVDPRPYAVGSLISTYEKYNHLDQILPAMGYGEKQMKELEETINKADVDLVIIGTPIDLRRVIDIKKPAVRIGYELQEIGKPDLEDVIDDFLKKHNL